One Tomitella gaofuii DNA segment encodes these proteins:
- a CDS encoding 1,4-dihydroxy-2-naphthoyl-CoA synthase, which yields MTFHPEHWQPVPGFDFSDITYHRHREIGAVRVAFDRPEVRNAFRPHTVDELYAALDHARMSADVGTVLLTGNGPSRKDGGWAFCSGGDQRIRGRSGYRYAAGETADTVDNGRAGRLHILEVQRLIRMMPKPVIALVNGWAAGGGHSLHVVCDMTLASREHARFKQTDADVGSFDGGFGSAYLARQVGQKFAREIFFLGRAYSAEQMHEMGAVNEVVDHDRLEDVGIEWARAIMGKSPQAQRMLKYAFNLLDDGLVGQQLFAGEATRLAYMTDEAVEGRDAFLEKRDPDWSGHPWYY from the coding sequence GTGACATTCCATCCTGAGCACTGGCAGCCCGTCCCCGGCTTCGATTTCAGCGACATCACCTACCATCGGCACCGCGAGATCGGCGCCGTACGCGTGGCGTTCGACCGCCCCGAGGTGCGCAACGCGTTCCGCCCGCACACCGTCGACGAGTTGTACGCGGCGCTGGACCACGCCCGCATGAGCGCCGACGTGGGGACGGTGCTGCTCACCGGCAACGGCCCGAGCCGCAAGGACGGCGGGTGGGCCTTCTGCTCGGGCGGCGACCAGCGCATCCGCGGCCGCAGCGGGTACCGGTACGCGGCGGGCGAGACCGCCGACACCGTCGACAATGGACGTGCCGGCCGCCTGCACATCCTCGAGGTGCAGCGGCTGATCCGGATGATGCCCAAGCCCGTGATCGCGCTGGTGAACGGCTGGGCCGCCGGCGGCGGGCACAGCCTGCACGTGGTCTGCGACATGACCCTGGCCAGCCGCGAGCACGCACGCTTCAAGCAGACCGACGCCGACGTGGGCAGCTTCGACGGCGGATTCGGCAGCGCCTACCTGGCCCGCCAGGTAGGGCAGAAGTTCGCCCGCGAGATCTTCTTCCTGGGCCGTGCGTACAGCGCGGAGCAGATGCACGAGATGGGCGCCGTCAACGAGGTGGTCGACCACGACCGGCTCGAGGACGTCGGCATCGAGTGGGCACGCGCCATCATGGGCAAGTCGCCGCAGGCGCAGCGCATGCTCAAGTACGCGTTCAACCTGCTCGACGACGGTCTGGTGGGCCAGCAGCTCTTCGCCGGCGAGGCGACCCGCCTGGCCTACATGACCGACGAGGCGGTGGAAGGCCGCGACGCGTTCCTCGAAAAGCGCGATCCGGACTGGTCCGGGCACCCCTGGTACTACTGA